One Mycobacterium paraseoulense genomic window, TCCGAGGCGTCGCGGCGCTCGCCCGGTGTGAACGTCTCGGAGAAGACGGTTCCCGGCTGGTCGACCTGCTCGGCGAAATCAGGGATGGAGACGACGTCGATCCCCACACCGACAATTCCCATGGGTCGCCAGGCTAACGGACGGTCGAAGAGGTCATTCGGCCGAGACCTCGTAGGCATCGCCCTCACCCAGCCGGGACGCCGGGTTCAGCAGCATCGCCGCCTCCTGGCGCTTCTCCGGTACGTCGTGGTCGAAACGGCGGTCCGCCGGCCGCTCAAACATGGGCGCGCCGCCGGCGATCGCCGACGCCAACCGGCGCTGACCGGCCAGCAGCCGCGCCTCCGCGCGCCGCTGGTAGTCCGCCCGCTGCTCGGGGTTCAGCGCGGCGATGAAGGCCTGCGGGTGCACCAGCGCCACCAGACCGGACACATGCCCGAACCCGAGGCTGGTCACCATGCCGGCCTTCAGCGGGAACTTCTCACCGAGCCGCAGCGTCTCACGCACCCAGACGAAGTGGGCCGAGCCGGCCAGTTCGTCGTCGACGCAATCAAGGCTGCGGTTGGGCGGGATCACCCCGTCGCGCAGCATCTGGCACAGGCCCATCATCTGGAAGACCGCCGCGCCGCCCTTGGCGTGCCCGGTGAGGCTCTTCTGCGACACCACGAACAGCGGGGCGCCCTCGGAGCGACCCAACGAGTCGGCCAGCCGCTCGTGCAGTTCGGTCTCGTTGGGATCGTTGGCCAGCGTGGACGTGTCGTGCTTGGAGATCACGGCGATGTCGTCGGCGCCGACACCGAGCTTGGCCAGCGACCGCGCCAACGCCGATTCCCTGCCGCCGCGGCCCGCGCCCAGCGCGCCCAGACCCGGCGCCGGGATCGACGTGTGCACGCCGTCGGCGAACGATTGCGCGTAGGCCACCACCGCCAGCACCGGAAGGCCCATCTTGAGCGCCAGGTCGCCGCGGGCGAGCAGGATGGTGCCGCCGCCCTGCGCCTCGACGAACCCGAGCCGGCGCCGGTCGTTGGGCCGGGAGAACTTCGAGTCGTGAATGCCCCGGCCGCGCATCATGGACGTGTCGGCGGTGGCCGCCATGTCACCGAAGCCGATGATCGCTTCCAGCGTCAGGTCGTCGAAGCCGCCGGCCACCACCAGTTCGGCCTTGCCGAGGCGGATCTTGTCGACCCCCTCCTCGACCGACACCGCCGCGGTCGCGCACGCGCCGACCGGGTGGATCATCGCGCCGTAACTGCCCACATAGCTCTGAATGACATGCGCGGCAACAACGTTCGGCAGCACTTCCTGCAGGATGTCGTTCGGCTTGTTCCGGCCGAGCAGATTGCCGTGATACATGGTCTGCATCGACGTCATCCCGCCCATGCCGGTGCCCTGCGTGCTGGCCACCAGGCCGGGGTGCACCCACCGCATCAACTCGGTCGGGGTGAATCCCGAGGACAAGAACGCGTCGACGGTCGCGACGATGTTCCACAGCGCCACCCGGTCGGTGGAGCTGGCCATGTCCTGGCTGATGCCGTACACGGTCGGATCGAACCCGGTGGGGATCTGCGCGCCGACGACCCGCGACAGCTTGGTCTTGCGCGGCACCCGGATCTCGGTGCCCGCCTTGCGCGTGACCTGCCAGTCGCCCGAATCGGGGACGGGGCGAATGACCGTGTGCTCGGGATCGAACTCGACGAACCCGCGGGCGTCGGCTTCCGAGGAGACGACGAAGGTGAAGTCCTTGTCCAAGAACACCGACACCAGCAACGGCGACGCGTGATCGGGGTCGATCGCGCCGTCGTCGACGAACTCGCGAATGCCCACCCGCTCCACCACGGCGTCGTGGTAGCGCTCGACGAGCTCGGCCTCGTCGACCAGATCGCCCGATTGCGTGTCGTACCAACCGGGTTGCGGGTCGTCCTCCCAGCGGATCAGTCCAGTGGTCCACGCCAGCTCCAGGACGCCGGCCGCCGAGAGTTCGTTGTCGACCTCCATCTCGAACCGGGTGCGCGACGAACCGTACGGGCCGATCTCGGCACCGCCGACGATCACCACCAGGTCGGCCGGGTCGACGTCGAGGTCGGCCCATTCCGGCGGAGGCGCCGGGGCGAAGCCGCGCGGCGGGGACGGCAGCGCAGCGATGGTGCCTTCGGCCGCAACGTCTTCCGTCGCCGGCTCGCTCGATGCGTGCTCGCGGGCCTTGGCGGCCAATTCGGCCATGTCGAGGTTGGCCTCGGCGAGGCCGCCGGTCAGGTCCGCCTTGATCGGCGCGCCGGCCGCCGCGACCTTGGACTCCACGTCGCACAGGCCCAGCAGCATGGCGGCCATCTCGTCGGTGGAGTACGTGGTGACGCCGGCCTCCTCGACGGCGTCGACGATGGCGTCGTTGTGGCCCATCAGCCCGGTACCGCGGGTCCAGCCGATCAGCGCGTGCGCGAGGCTGACCCGGGAGGCCCAGGAGGATTCGGCGTGCCAACGGGTCACCAACGCGTCCAGCGCCGACTTGGCTTCGCCGTATGCGCCGTCACCGCCGAACATTCCGCGGTTGGGCGAGCCGGGCAACACGACGTGCAGTCGCGACGCGATGTCGCGCTCGGCGCCGATCTTGGACAGGCCGCCGATCAACCGTTGCACCGCCCACAGCAGAACCTTCATCTCCATCTCGGAGCGCGAACCGGCCTCCGACAGGTCGCCGGCGACGCGAGGCGCCGCGAAGGGGAACAGCAGTGTGGGAGTCTGCGCGTCCTTGATGTGGATGGATTGCGGCCCAAGGCTTTCGGACTGCTCGGTACCGATCCATTCGACCAGGGCGTCGATGTCGGAGTAGGACGCCATGTTGGCGGCGACGACCCATAGCGCGGCGCCATAGCGGGCGTGGTCACGATACAGCCCGCGGTAGAACGCGAGCCGCTCGTCGTCGAGCTTCGATGTGGTGGCGACGACGGTCGCTCCACCGTCGAGCAGTCGCGCGACCACCGACGCGGCGATCGAACCCTTCGAAGCGCCAGTCACCACGGCAACTTCGTTGCTGTAGGGGCCGGGATCGGGGTTCTCCGCCCCGGCGGCGATGCGGCCGTACAGCGACGCGTGAATCTGGCGACCGGCGGCCAGCGACTTGCCCTGCCACCAGGTGGCCTGGGTGGCTACGACATGGCCTGCGCCCTCGAACCTTTCGGACAGGGTCTGCCACCGGGCGTCGATGTCATCCTCGTCGGTCAGCCACAGCTTGGCCAGGTCCTCCCGGGCGCTGGCCCACCGGTCGTCGAACACGACGGCCTTCTTGGCGTCGAAGGTCGGCGCGACCAGACGCGGCCAGTCCGCGCCGAGTTCGGCGGTGACCAGGTCGATGAGCTCGGCGTCCGTGGCCGTCGGCATGGCGCTGACGGGATCGTCGTGGCCCAACTGGTTGAGGATCAGCCGGGCCGCCGAGGCGAGCACACCGTCGCGACCGGTGATCTGGTCGGTGAACTCGCTCAACGCGGCGGCGTCGACGGTCGCGCCGCCGCCTCCGCCGGACGACGGCAGCGCCACCGCGATGCCGCGCCGCGCGGCGACCGAGGTCACCGCGGCATCGATGACTTTGTCGACCGAGGCCGCATCGGCCAGCGCGCCCTCGTGCAGGTGGCCCATGGCGCCGCCGCGCACGCTGGTGCCCTCGCGGGTTCCCAGCGCAACTTCGACCGTCACGTGCTTGGCCCAACCGTCGCCGAGCTCCCACGTCTTCTTGACCCGCTCCGCGATCGCGGCGGGCCGCTTGCCCGAGGGCCCCAGCACGGTGCGCAACTGGTCGTTGATCGCGTCGGAAAGCACCGGACCGAAAGGCTTGTACGTGCGCGCGAGCTTGGTCACCTGTGACCGCAGCCCGGCCAGGTCGGCCTCGGCGGCGCCGTCGATGGCGCCCAGGTTCAATTCCGAACCCAGGTCCACCAGCAACTGGTTGCGCCGCGACGAGGCACCATCGGTGATGGACTCGATGGAGTCCAGCTCCTCGATCTGGTCGATGCGCATCTTTGCCGACAGCGCGATCAACGCCAGGGTGGCGTCGGCGGCGTCGAACCCGATGTCATCCGGGCGCGGGCCGGAGGACGCGGCGGCGGGCGCCGGCGCGGGCGCCGCCTCCACCGGGGCGGCCCCCACGGCCACCTCGGCGGCGGGGTCGTCCGCCTCCGGCTCCGGCTCGGGGTCGGTGTCGGTGGCGAACAGCACCGCCGCGTCGCGCTCGGCGTTGAGCACTTCGACTGTGCTGTGGGCATATTCGGGGAGCTTGAGGGTGTTGGTGGCCAATCCGGCGACGGTCGGCGCCGACTTCACGCCGATCTCGACGAACCGCTCCACGCCCAGCCCGCCCGCGGCCTGTTCGGTGAACAGCAGGTCCTGGGTTTCGATCCAGCGCACCGGGCTGGCGAACTGCCATGCCAGCAGCTCGATCAAGACGATGCGCGCCATCTCGTTGCGGCGCTCGTTGAGCCAGGTGTCGTAATCGGCGAGGATCTCGTCGAGCGGCTCGGCGGGCACCAAATCCCGGATCTCCTGGATGAAGTCGCGGTCCAGGGTGAACGGACGTGGCACCAGGTTCGGAATGTAGCGGCCGATGATGACGTCGGGATCCTTGTCACGCGGCATGACACGTTCCAGCGAGCGGCGGAATTCGGCCACCCCGACGCGCAGCACCCGCGAGTGGAACGGCACGTCGATACCCGGCACGAGGATGAACGAGCGCTTGCCGCCGGTGAGCTCGCGGCGCCGCTCCACCTCGGCCTCCAGCTCCTCCAAACCGCGAACCGTCCCGGCGATCGCATACTGCGAACCGCGCAGGTTGAAGTTCACGATCTCCAGGAATTCACCGCTGCGCTCGGCGATGCCGGCCACAAACCCGGGCACCTCGTCGTCCGGCAGGTCGATCTGCGACGGCCGGATCGCCGCCAGCCGGTAGTTCGAACGGCCCAGCTCGTCGCGCGGCACGATGTCGTGCATCTTCGAGCCGCGGTGGAACACCGTCTCCAGCAACGCTTCCAGCTCGTAGATGCCGGTGACGCAGGCCAGCGCGGTGTACTCCCCAACGGAGTGGCCGCAGGCGATCGCACCCTCGACGAACGCGCCCTGCTCGCGCATCTCGGCGACCTGCGCCGCCGCCACCGTGGCCATCGCGACCTGGGTGAACTGCGTCAGGTACAGCACCCCCTCGGGGTGGTTGTAGTGCACGCCGCTGGCGATGATGCTGGTCGGGTTGTCGCGCACCACGTGCAGCACCGAGAAGCCCAGCGTGTCGCGGGTGAACTTGTCCGCTTTGTCCCACACCTTGCGGGCGGCCTTGGAGCGGGCGCGGACGTCCATGCCCATGCCCTTGTGCTGAATCCCCTGACCGGGGAAGGCATACACCGTGTGCGGGGCGGCCAGGCGCGCCGTCGCCGACATCACCAGGTCGGACCCTATGCGGGCGGACACGTCCAAAACCTCTGCGCCCTGGTCGATTCCGACGCGCTCGACACGGAAGTCGACCTCGTCGCCGGGACGCACCATGCCCAGGAAGCGAGCGGTCCAACCGACCAGGCGGGCGGGCGGCCGGGCTTGGCCGTCGGTGGCGGTCACCGCGTGCTGCGCGGCCGCCGACAACCACATGCCATGCACGATGGGCAATTCCAGGCCGGCCAGCAGGGCGGCGGCCCGGTCGGTGTGGATCGGGTTGTGGTCACCGGACACCATGGCGAACGGCCGCATGTCGACCGGGGCGGTCAACCGGACGTCGCGGCGGCGGCGACGCGGGGTGTCGGTCGCGTTCTCCGACACTGCGCCGCCGGCCCGCACCGGCTCGGTGAGCTCGGCGGAGCCGGTGCGCCCAAGGATCGCGAACCGCTCGTCGAGGCTGGCGATCGTCGCGCCGTCGGGGTCGGCGATGGTCACTGCGACCCGGACGACACGGCCCATGTCCGTGTCCTCCGCCGGCGAAGCCGTTGCGGAGATTGCCAATTCGGCCGGGATTGTGGGCACCGCGCCGACCACGTGGGCGGCGTGGTCGAGGTGCACGAGGCTGAGCAGGCCCTCGACGACCGGGACGCCGGTGTCGGTGACCGCCGAGCCGATCGCCGCGAAGACGGCCGGCCAGCAGAGGCCCACCAGCGCGTCGGGCACGGTGCTGAGGCCCGGTGCCAGCGTCTCGGAGAAGGTGGCCGTGACTCCGGTGTGGTCGGCGACCCGCTCGGGATCCCAGTCGACCGTCGCGCTGGCCGTTCCGTCGACGACCGCGGGCAGGAACTCCGGCCCGTCGACACCGGCGGCGATCGCCAGCACCGCCCGCATGGCGGTCGCGGCGTCCTCGGTCGGCACCACCGGAGTCCCGCCGTCAACGGTGTTGGCGGGCAGGGTGAATGGGATGTCGATCCAAGTTCCCGACAACGGGACGCTCAGCACCACCCGGTCGCCGTCGACCTGAAGCCGCGCCCCGGTGGACGAGTGTGTGGCGCGCCGGCTTTCGGGGCCGTCGTGCACGAGCCAGTCACCGGGGTCGGCGATCCGGTGGACGGGGTTGGTCGCGGTGCGACCGGCCCACTGCACGTCGGGAGCGTCGAGCACGACGGCCAGCGGTCCGGTCACGTCGGCGCGGCCCATCCGGCGCGACGCGACGGCCCGCGGCTGCCCGTTGGAGGACAGCACCTCGTCGATGGCGGCCCGCTCGAAGCGGTCCAGCAGTTCACCGACGGGTTCGTCCATTCGGGTAATGCCGGCCACCGCCGCGGTACCAGGGATGATGCAGACCTGGTCGGCGTCGTAGCGGGCGTCGTGGGCCTGCCACAGCGAGTCGCTTCGCCACCAGCGCCGCACGTCCTTGTCGATGACCGGCACGAAGTTGACCGGCTTGCCCAGCGTCTTGCAGAGACTGACGAAGAACGGGACGTCGGCCGGGTGCAGCTGCACGGTTTCGGCATCGGGGTATTCGGCGACCAACGTGGCGATGGCCTGCCGGGGGCTTTCCAGTAGCACGGCGTCGGCGAACAGCGTGTCGATCGGGCCGGAATCGTTTGCGTGCAAACGCGCTTCGGCGCGCTGCAGCATCTGCTGGAACCGGTCGCGCCAGGTGTCGGCCAGCCACGGACTGCCCGGCGCCGCGGTGTCGGCCGTGGAGTTGCCGTCGCCGATGGTCAGCTCGACGTAACGTTGCAGCCATTGCAGGTAGGTCATGTCGGCGACGTCGCCGAAGTAGGGCTTGGCGGTGTTCGCCATCGCCGCGATGATCTCGTCGCGACGCGCGGCGACGGCCTCAGCGTCCCCGGCGACCTCGTCGAGCAGCCGGCCGCATCGCGACGCGCTGTTGTCGATCTCGTGGATGTCGGCACCCAGCTGGCTGCGGCTGGAAGCCATGCCGCCCGCGGCTTTTCCGGCGCCGACCCACTGCTCGGTGCCCTGCGTCTCGACGAGCATCCGCTTGACCGACGGCGACGTGGTGGCCTCCTTGGTCGCCATCGCCGCGGTGCCGACCAGGATGCCGTCGATCGGCATCAGCGGGAAGCCGTACGCCTGCGCCCAACGCCCGGACAGATACTCGGCCGCCCGCTCGGGCGTGCCGATGCCGCCGCCCACGCAGACGGTGATGTTGGGGCGCGACCGCAGCTCCGAATACGTTGCCAGCAAGAGGTCGTCGAGGTCTTCCCACGAGTGGTGGCCACCGGCGCGCCCGCCCTCGATGTGCATGATCACCGGCTTGGTGGGCACCTCGGTCGCGATGCGGATGACCGAGCGGATCTGCTCGACCGTGCCGGGCTTGAACACGACGTGGCTTATGCCGACGTCGTTCAGCTCCTTGATCAAGTCGACGGCGTCCTCGAGGTCGGGGATGCCGGCGCTGATCACCAGGCCGTCGATCGCCGCACCGGACTGACGCGCCTTCTGCACCAAGCGCTTTCCACCGACCTGCAGCTTCCACAGGTACGGGTCGAGGAACAGCGCGTTGAACTGATAGGTGCGGCCGGGCTCGAGCAGCGTGGCGAGTTCCTCGATGCGGCCGGCGAAGATTTCCTCGGTGACCTGCCCGCCGCCGGCCAGCTCGGCCCAGTGCCCGGCGTTGGCCGCCGCCGCGACGATCTTCGCGTCGACGGTGGTCGGGGTCATGCCCGCGAGCAGGATCGGCGAGCGGCCCGTCAACCGGGTGAACTTCGTCGACAGCTTGACCCTGCCGTCGGGCAGGCGGACGACGGTCGGGGCATAGGTCGACCATGCCCGCGCCACCTCCGGTACTGCCCCGACGGTGAAGAGGTTGCGCTGCCCGCCGCGGGTCGCGGCGGGCACGATGCCGACGCCCAGGCCCCGGATGACCGGCGCGGTCAGCCGGGTCAGGATGTCGCCGGGACCCAAGTCGAGAATCCAGCGCGCACCGGCGTCGTGCACGCGGCTGATCTCCTCGACCCAGTCGACGCTTCGCACCAGGATGGCTTCGGTCAGCTCGCGGGCCAGCGCGACGTCCAGGCCGACCTTCTCGGCCCAACCGCCGACGATGTCGATGCCATCGGCGAGCCGCGGCGTGTGGAAGCCGACCTCCACCTGCACCGGATCGAAGACGGGCGAGAACACGTCACCGCCGCGCAGCTTGTTCTTGCGGTCGGACTCTTCCTTCTCCGAGATCTGCTGGCAGTAGAGCTCGAACCGGGACAGCTGTTCGGGCGTCCCGGTGATGACGACCGAACGCCGGCCGTTGCGAATGGACAGCACCGGCGGCAGCACGGTGCGGACATCCTGCGCGAACTCGTCGAGCAGCCGGCTGATGCGCTCGGGGTCGGCGTTGGTCACCGACACCATCGGCGGGCGGTCGCCGAGCACGGAGATCCCGCGCCGTCGGGCCACCAGCGTGCCGGCCGCCCCGATCAGCTGGGCCATCGCCAGCAGCTCGGCGTCGCGGGCACCCGCGGCCTTGAGCGACTCGACGGCGAGCACCCCCTGCGAATGCCCGGCGACGGCCACCGGCGGGGTGGCTTGCAGGTCCATGCCTTGACGTGCCAGCGCGCGCACGGCCGCGATCTGGGTCAGCAGCACGCCGGGGATCGACACCGCGGCCGACGTCAGGTGCTTGTCCGACGGGACCGGATCCTCGGCCGCCAGCGCGCGCACCCAAGCGAGCGGCTCGAAACCGATCGGGCGCACCACCACCAATTCCTTGGCCACCGGCTCGAGCAGCAGCTCGACCTCACCGACCAGCGTTGCCAGGTCCGATTCGATCCCGGCCGACGAGACCAGTTCCTCGAGGGTTTCCAGCCAAGCGCTGCCCTGGCCGCCGAACGCCACGGCGTACGGCTCGCCGGCCGTCAGACGGTCGACCAGAGCGTGGGTCTCCCCGGCGGCCGGGTGGGGCCCATTTCCATCGCGGTCAGCGGACACCCGATCGTGCTCGTGGATCGTCACGTCTGTATCTCCCTGTATGCGTCATGTACGTCTTACGTATCAGTGCGTTCAGCCGGTCCGAAGGGGACAGGAACTCACAGAGTCCGTCGATTCCGCATCGAATCGCGACCGAAGATCCGTCTGACCGGTGTGTTGTCGGCGGACCCCTCTTGTGGGTGGAGCGGCGCGGCGGACTGCATCGGCTGTACTAAGAGTGTCATAAGGATCGACCCCCGTTTTGCGTGGTGATTGGTTACTGGTGAGTTCTACGCATGGGTAACCGTGTCGTGGGTAACACCGGGTTTAATCGGCGGCGCGGGCGCGGCGAACAAACCTGCTGCATGCAGGTGGTTACGGTCGAGTAGCTATAACTGCGCTGATCAAAGCAGTTTTGTTATGTAATCGTTATGTAAAAATTTCGAGCCGTGGAAGCCGGTCGAGCCCGCCTCCGTCGCACCGTCCGCGCGGCGCTCGCGCCCGCC contains:
- a CDS encoding type I polyketide synthase, with protein sequence MTIHEHDRVSADRDGNGPHPAAGETHALVDRLTAGEPYAVAFGGQGSAWLETLEELVSSAGIESDLATLVGEVELLLEPVAKELVVVRPIGFEPLAWVRALAAEDPVPSDKHLTSAAVSIPGVLLTQIAAVRALARQGMDLQATPPVAVAGHSQGVLAVESLKAAGARDAELLAMAQLIGAAGTLVARRRGISVLGDRPPMVSVTNADPERISRLLDEFAQDVRTVLPPVLSIRNGRRSVVITGTPEQLSRFELYCQQISEKEESDRKNKLRGGDVFSPVFDPVQVEVGFHTPRLADGIDIVGGWAEKVGLDVALARELTEAILVRSVDWVEEISRVHDAGARWILDLGPGDILTRLTAPVIRGLGVGIVPAATRGGQRNLFTVGAVPEVARAWSTYAPTVVRLPDGRVKLSTKFTRLTGRSPILLAGMTPTTVDAKIVAAAANAGHWAELAGGGQVTEEIFAGRIEELATLLEPGRTYQFNALFLDPYLWKLQVGGKRLVQKARQSGAAIDGLVISAGIPDLEDAVDLIKELNDVGISHVVFKPGTVEQIRSVIRIATEVPTKPVIMHIEGGRAGGHHSWEDLDDLLLATYSELRSRPNITVCVGGGIGTPERAAEYLSGRWAQAYGFPLMPIDGILVGTAAMATKEATTSPSVKRMLVETQGTEQWVGAGKAAGGMASSRSQLGADIHEIDNSASRCGRLLDEVAGDAEAVAARRDEIIAAMANTAKPYFGDVADMTYLQWLQRYVELTIGDGNSTADTAAPGSPWLADTWRDRFQQMLQRAEARLHANDSGPIDTLFADAVLLESPRQAIATLVAEYPDAETVQLHPADVPFFVSLCKTLGKPVNFVPVIDKDVRRWWRSDSLWQAHDARYDADQVCIIPGTAAVAGITRMDEPVGELLDRFERAAIDEVLSSNGQPRAVASRRMGRADVTGPLAVVLDAPDVQWAGRTATNPVHRIADPGDWLVHDGPESRRATHSSTGARLQVDGDRVVLSVPLSGTWIDIPFTLPANTVDGGTPVVPTEDAATAMRAVLAIAAGVDGPEFLPAVVDGTASATVDWDPERVADHTGVTATFSETLAPGLSTVPDALVGLCWPAVFAAIGSAVTDTGVPVVEGLLSLVHLDHAAHVVGAVPTIPAELAISATASPAEDTDMGRVVRVAVTIADPDGATIASLDERFAILGRTGSAELTEPVRAGGAVSENATDTPRRRRRDVRLTAPVDMRPFAMVSGDHNPIHTDRAAALLAGLELPIVHGMWLSAAAQHAVTATDGQARPPARLVGWTARFLGMVRPGDEVDFRVERVGIDQGAEVLDVSARIGSDLVMSATARLAAPHTVYAFPGQGIQHKGMGMDVRARSKAARKVWDKADKFTRDTLGFSVLHVVRDNPTSIIASGVHYNHPEGVLYLTQFTQVAMATVAAAQVAEMREQGAFVEGAIACGHSVGEYTALACVTGIYELEALLETVFHRGSKMHDIVPRDELGRSNYRLAAIRPSQIDLPDDEVPGFVAGIAERSGEFLEIVNFNLRGSQYAIAGTVRGLEELEAEVERRRELTGGKRSFILVPGIDVPFHSRVLRVGVAEFRRSLERVMPRDKDPDVIIGRYIPNLVPRPFTLDRDFIQEIRDLVPAEPLDEILADYDTWLNERRNEMARIVLIELLAWQFASPVRWIETQDLLFTEQAAGGLGVERFVEIGVKSAPTVAGLATNTLKLPEYAHSTVEVLNAERDAAVLFATDTDPEPEPEADDPAAEVAVGAAPVEAAPAPAPAAASSGPRPDDIGFDAADATLALIALSAKMRIDQIEELDSIESITDGASSRRNQLLVDLGSELNLGAIDGAAEADLAGLRSQVTKLARTYKPFGPVLSDAINDQLRTVLGPSGKRPAAIAERVKKTWELGDGWAKHVTVEVALGTREGTSVRGGAMGHLHEGALADAASVDKVIDAAVTSVAARRGIAVALPSSGGGGGATVDAAALSEFTDQITGRDGVLASAARLILNQLGHDDPVSAMPTATDAELIDLVTAELGADWPRLVAPTFDAKKAVVFDDRWASAREDLAKLWLTDEDDIDARWQTLSERFEGAGHVVATQATWWQGKSLAAGRQIHASLYGRIAAGAENPDPGPYSNEVAVVTGASKGSIAASVVARLLDGGATVVATTSKLDDERLAFYRGLYRDHARYGAALWVVAANMASYSDIDALVEWIGTEQSESLGPQSIHIKDAQTPTLLFPFAAPRVAGDLSEAGSRSEMEMKVLLWAVQRLIGGLSKIGAERDIASRLHVVLPGSPNRGMFGGDGAYGEAKSALDALVTRWHAESSWASRVSLAHALIGWTRGTGLMGHNDAIVDAVEEAGVTTYSTDEMAAMLLGLCDVESKVAAAGAPIKADLTGGLAEANLDMAELAAKAREHASSEPATEDVAAEGTIAALPSPPRGFAPAPPPEWADLDVDPADLVVIVGGAEIGPYGSSRTRFEMEVDNELSAAGVLELAWTTGLIRWEDDPQPGWYDTQSGDLVDEAELVERYHDAVVERVGIREFVDDGAIDPDHASPLLVSVFLDKDFTFVVSSEADARGFVEFDPEHTVIRPVPDSGDWQVTRKAGTEIRVPRKTKLSRVVGAQIPTGFDPTVYGISQDMASSTDRVALWNIVATVDAFLSSGFTPTELMRWVHPGLVASTQGTGMGGMTSMQTMYHGNLLGRNKPNDILQEVLPNVVAAHVIQSYVGSYGAMIHPVGACATAAVSVEEGVDKIRLGKAELVVAGGFDDLTLEAIIGFGDMAATADTSMMRGRGIHDSKFSRPNDRRRLGFVEAQGGGTILLARGDLALKMGLPVLAVVAYAQSFADGVHTSIPAPGLGALGAGRGGRESALARSLAKLGVGADDIAVISKHDTSTLANDPNETELHERLADSLGRSEGAPLFVVSQKSLTGHAKGGAAVFQMMGLCQMLRDGVIPPNRSLDCVDDELAGSAHFVWVRETLRLGEKFPLKAGMVTSLGFGHVSGLVALVHPQAFIAALNPEQRADYQRRAEARLLAGQRRLASAIAGGAPMFERPADRRFDHDVPEKRQEAAMLLNPASRLGEGDAYEVSAE